A part of Anaerobranca gottschalkii DSM 13577 genomic DNA contains:
- a CDS encoding SbcC/MukB-like Walker B domain-containing protein, with the protein MLNKLGLVNFWYYDEEEFELENGKLLLRGANGSGKSVTMQSFIPLLLDGNKRPERIDPFGTSARRIENYLLMKEGENERTAYLYAEFKKGDRYLTFGMGLKAVKGKPLDSWYFIITDGKRVKKDFYLYIDKGYEKIPLTKRELRNRLSEGDFYTESQTEYKRKVNEFLYGYSDLENFDELMDLLINIRSPKLSKDFKPTTIYGILENSLRQLTEDDLRPMSEAMENMDNIQGRIKDLEEALKALKSLGEPYEKYNQFIIYDKGKKYLEKYREIEKIKKEQRNLLELVEKEQGEVRVSRVKLQELKDQLELAEQKLKEFSRSDIKNIRDELEEIKAELAEGYREKKVKNDELDTKKGRLKEKEGEREKNFAKFQLIAEDIDKTLQEMDDYAEECCYGGHQLFREDLNIKLMGEGAEKHRDKIKKGKEVLEKFKLKKAELEKVLQKEDKLEREVKGAQNKVRESEEYLTVIKEEYVENVVKWSRNNEYMILDDKEFQSISSLVFSLERRDDLATLKDGVVNLYHRLKGVRQGKIEGCKLKIEEFLNNISELQRKIKELEEAKEIEFPKDEEVEKNRELLERLNIPYLPLYKAVDFLPNVSEEVRGKIEVALLDMGLLDALIIPEKYKEEILTADKGGRDKYLFPQPAFLSHNLSQYLKVDQTAIGEITYEDIDLVLQSIQLDESGTTYLDEKGNYGIGIIKGKVAENYSVKYIGESARKKYRLEKISLLKGEIDKIKGLILEEEEKIRTLKYEIERIERELKNYPSSLDILKGMEIVDEATAALRDLQRELTKVLAEKEVLLSELEEVKKEVYTATEGLALEKNYEGYLRGEQGIERYISALNRLESLVNNKEVLEDLLVMAEETIRGLEEDIDRILGELDRKNRFIKDRENRKQACEERLRELGYEEVQEELDRCYKIKERNPSEIEKYTREIAGLEERVKNNYRRIEEIKVKMNNEEKILEVYRDIFAKEVELGYIFSKERFKDIHNLAEEIERNFEFTAKKSKNDYESNLYGSFSRYNGVLRDYFPKLTKIEFFHKEADEDSQYFKYQQLYFDAERMDYRFRVDGKEVDLFLLKERISEELEENKLLLEDKEKEFFREILIKTVSRKVSAKIRQSKNWIKKMNGIMDSMNTSSTLKLSLKWVPKRADNEFQLDTKRLIEILEKEVVEQKDIEHLSKHFSSRVREILRESEEGERKNYFTVIKEILDYRKWYEFKLYSSKEGEREKELTNNAFYQLSGGEKAMAMYVPLFTAVYSRYDMAKKDCPRIVALDEAFAGVDEENIRDMFRVLKEMELDYVLNSQVLWGTYDTVDNLAIAQIERPDNSEYVCVTHYLWRGNQLELKNL; encoded by the coding sequence TTGTTAAATAAATTGGGTTTAGTAAACTTTTGGTATTATGACGAAGAGGAATTTGAATTGGAAAATGGCAAACTCCTCCTAAGAGGTGCCAATGGTTCAGGGAAATCGGTAACAATGCAAAGTTTTATACCTCTCCTTTTAGATGGTAATAAACGGCCAGAGAGGATTGACCCCTTTGGGACTTCTGCAAGGAGGATAGAAAATTATCTTTTAATGAAAGAAGGGGAAAATGAAAGGACCGCCTACCTTTATGCCGAGTTTAAAAAAGGGGATAGGTACTTAACCTTTGGCATGGGATTAAAGGCTGTTAAAGGTAAACCATTAGATTCTTGGTATTTTATTATTACCGATGGTAAAAGGGTGAAAAAGGATTTTTATCTTTATATTGACAAAGGTTATGAAAAAATTCCTTTAACAAAAAGGGAACTGAGAAATCGTTTAAGTGAAGGGGATTTTTATACAGAATCTCAAACAGAGTATAAAAGGAAAGTCAACGAATTTTTGTATGGCTATAGTGATCTGGAAAACTTCGATGAGTTAATGGATCTTTTGATTAATATCCGTAGCCCTAAACTTTCTAAGGACTTTAAACCAACTACTATTTACGGTATTTTAGAAAACTCCTTGAGGCAGCTGACTGAAGATGATTTACGACCAATGTCTGAAGCTATGGAAAATATGGATAATATTCAAGGGCGGATTAAAGATTTAGAGGAAGCTTTAAAGGCTTTAAAAAGTTTAGGAGAGCCATATGAAAAATATAATCAGTTTATTATTTATGATAAAGGGAAAAAGTATTTAGAAAAATATCGGGAAATAGAAAAGATAAAAAAGGAACAAAGGAATCTTTTGGAATTAGTAGAAAAAGAACAAGGGGAAGTAAGGGTATCTAGGGTAAAATTACAAGAATTAAAAGATCAATTAGAATTGGCAGAACAGAAGTTAAAGGAGTTTTCCCGAAGTGATATAAAAAATATTCGGGATGAGTTAGAGGAGATAAAGGCTGAGTTGGCTGAAGGGTATCGGGAGAAAAAAGTAAAAAATGATGAATTAGATACAAAAAAAGGTAGATTAAAGGAAAAGGAAGGTGAAAGGGAAAAAAATTTTGCTAAATTTCAGTTAATAGCTGAAGATATAGATAAAACTCTTCAAGAGATGGATGATTATGCAGAAGAATGTTGTTATGGAGGGCATCAACTTTTTAGAGAAGATCTTAATATAAAATTGATGGGAGAAGGGGCAGAAAAACACCGGGATAAGATTAAAAAAGGTAAAGAAGTTTTAGAAAAATTTAAACTTAAGAAAGCTGAGTTAGAAAAGGTTTTACAAAAAGAAGATAAGCTGGAAAGGGAAGTTAAAGGTGCCCAAAATAAAGTCAGGGAATCTGAAGAATATTTAACAGTTATTAAAGAAGAATACGTAGAAAATGTTGTTAAATGGAGTAGAAACAATGAATATATGATATTAGATGACAAAGAATTTCAAAGTATTTCTAGTTTAGTTTTTTCTTTAGAAAGAAGAGATGATTTAGCTACATTAAAAGATGGTGTAGTAAATCTATACCATAGGTTAAAAGGGGTAAGACAAGGGAAAATAGAAGGATGCAAACTTAAAATTGAGGAGTTTTTGAATAATATTTCTGAATTACAAAGGAAAATTAAAGAACTTGAAGAAGCTAAAGAAATAGAATTTCCTAAAGATGAAGAAGTCGAAAAAAATAGAGAGCTTTTAGAAAGGCTAAATATACCATATTTGCCACTGTATAAAGCTGTGGATTTTCTTCCCAATGTTAGTGAAGAAGTTCGAGGGAAAATAGAAGTAGCCCTTTTGGATATGGGGCTTTTAGATGCTTTAATTATTCCAGAAAAATATAAAGAAGAGATCCTAACTGCCGATAAAGGGGGAAGGGATAAATATTTGTTTCCTCAGCCGGCTTTTTTAAGTCATAACTTAAGCCAATATTTAAAGGTTGATCAAACTGCCATTGGAGAAATAACTTATGAAGATATCGATTTAGTGTTACAGAGCATCCAATTAGATGAAAGTGGAACAACATATTTAGATGAAAAGGGTAACTATGGAATTGGGATTATTAAAGGTAAAGTTGCAGAAAATTATTCTGTAAAATATATAGGGGAATCTGCTAGGAAAAAATATCGTTTAGAGAAAATCTCTTTATTAAAAGGGGAAATAGATAAAATAAAAGGATTGATTTTGGAAGAAGAAGAAAAAATCAGGACTTTAAAATATGAAATAGAAAGGATAGAGAGAGAATTAAAAAATTACCCTTCAAGTCTTGATATTTTAAAAGGAATGGAGATTGTCGATGAAGCAACGGCAGCATTAAGGGACTTGCAAAGGGAACTAACTAAGGTTTTGGCAGAAAAAGAAGTGTTGTTAAGTGAATTGGAAGAAGTTAAAAAAGAAGTATACACCGCTACAGAAGGATTAGCACTAGAAAAAAACTATGAAGGATATCTTCGGGGAGAACAGGGAATAGAAAGATATATCTCTGCTTTAAATCGCTTAGAATCTTTAGTTAATAATAAAGAGGTTTTAGAGGATTTATTAGTTATGGCTGAAGAAACTATAAGGGGTTTAGAAGAGGATATAGACAGGATTTTAGGGGAGTTAGATAGAAAAAACAGGTTTATTAAAGATAGGGAAAACAGAAAACAGGCTTGTGAGGAGCGGTTAAGGGAATTAGGTTATGAAGAGGTACAAGAAGAACTAGACAGGTGCTATAAAATAAAAGAAAGAAATCCTAGTGAAATTGAAAAGTATACTAGGGAAATTGCCGGGTTAGAAGAAAGGGTTAAAAATAATTATAGGCGGATTGAAGAGATAAAAGTAAAAATGAACAATGAAGAGAAAATCCTAGAAGTTTATCGGGATATTTTCGCAAAAGAAGTGGAGTTAGGATATATTTTTTCTAAGGAAAGGTTCAAAGATATACACAATTTAGCAGAGGAAATTGAAAGGAATTTTGAATTTACTGCTAAAAAATCTAAAAATGATTATGAAAGCAATCTCTATGGAAGTTTTTCGAGGTATAATGGAGTTTTACGGGATTATTTCCCTAAACTTACCAAAATAGAATTTTTCCACAAAGAAGCTGACGAAGATTCTCAATATTTTAAATATCAACAACTGTATTTTGATGCTGAGAGGATGGATTATCGCTTTAGGGTTGATGGTAAAGAAGTAGATCTATTTTTGTTGAAAGAAAGGATAAGTGAAGAATTAGAAGAAAATAAATTACTTTTGGAAGATAAAGAGAAGGAATTTTTTAGAGAGATTTTAATTAAAACCGTTTCCCGTAAGGTTAGTGCTAAAATCCGTCAATCGAAGAATTGGATTAAAAAAATGAATGGGATTATGGATTCTATGAATACTTCTAGTACTTTAAAATTAAGTTTAAAATGGGTACCTAAAAGGGCTGATAATGAATTTCAGTTAGATACAAAACGGTTGATTGAAATTTTGGAAAAAGAAGTAGTTGAACAGAAAGATATTGAACACCTGTCAAAACACTTTTCATCGAGGGTAAGGGAAATTCTACGGGAAAGTGAAGAAGGTGAAAGGAAAAATTATTTTACAGTTATCAAAGAAATTTTAGATTACCGGAAGTGGTATGAATTTAAACTTTATAGTAGTAAAGAAGGAGAGAGGGAAAAGGAACTGACCAACAATGCCTTTTATCAATTAAGTGGTGGAGAAAAGGCGATGGCAATGTATGTACCTTTGTTTACTGCTGTTTATTCCCGTTATGATATGGCTAAAAAGGATTGCCCGAGGATTGTGGCACTAGATGAAGCCTTTGCTGGTGTAGATGAAGAAAATATTAGGGATATGTTCAGGGTATTGAAGGAAATGGAATTAGATTATGTTTTAAATTCCCAGGTTTTATGGGGAACTTATGATACTGTTGATAATTTAGCTATTGCCCAGATAGAGAGGCCAGATAACTCTGAATATGTTTGTGTTACCCATTACCTTTGGAGAGGAAACCAATTGGAACTTAAAAATCTATAA
- a CDS encoding TIGR02678 family protein, producing MNLLKTLLDNYIILKGENRDLYYDIKDSYKSFKSFVEEKLGYNLIIHQDFIKLEKFPGRVEPWMGIGDFKEKLDYCLLMLLLMFLEDKGKEEQFVLSSLIDYINGNFDLERIDWTIYSNRRSLIRVLKFAQNLKLIKVTDGQEQDFADSEGAEVLYENTGISKYIVRTFPVDISFAKNLEDLLNFAPDSVDEQRGIFRRHRVYRTLVLNPVMYNYGSEDQDFGYIKNYKSRIEEDLAKYLDWKLHVHREGALVVLDEGERIKDSFPNSTGISDIVLLLNKRLLELLKRGELVLAENSWICIDKEEFWEIIKRLKKDKDRGWSKEYREGKLDYLVSEILEFMKGFNMLEKTGDKIYVKPLIGKVMGDYPEDYLEKEE from the coding sequence GTGAATTTACTAAAAACACTGTTAGATAACTATATAATTTTAAAAGGGGAAAATAGGGATTTATATTATGACATCAAAGACAGTTATAAGTCCTTTAAATCCTTTGTGGAAGAAAAATTAGGCTATAATCTAATTATCCACCAAGACTTTATTAAATTAGAAAAATTCCCTGGCCGAGTAGAACCTTGGATGGGAATAGGGGATTTTAAAGAAAAACTAGATTATTGCCTATTGATGCTGCTGTTGATGTTTTTGGAAGATAAAGGGAAAGAGGAACAGTTTGTTTTATCCAGTTTAATTGACTATATTAACGGTAATTTTGATTTAGAAAGGATAGATTGGACGATCTATTCCAACAGGAGGTCGTTGATTAGAGTCTTAAAGTTTGCCCAAAATTTAAAGCTGATCAAAGTGACTGACGGACAAGAACAGGATTTTGCCGATAGTGAAGGGGCAGAGGTCCTTTATGAAAATACCGGAATTTCTAAGTATATAGTCAGAACCTTTCCTGTAGATATTTCCTTTGCTAAAAATTTAGAGGATCTCCTAAACTTTGCCCCAGATTCGGTAGATGAACAGCGGGGGATTTTCCGTAGACATAGGGTTTACCGAACTTTGGTATTGAACCCAGTTATGTATAATTACGGGTCGGAGGATCAAGACTTTGGTTATATTAAAAACTATAAATCCAGGATAGAGGAAGATTTGGCAAAGTATTTAGATTGGAAGTTACATGTTCATAGGGAAGGAGCTTTAGTGGTATTAGATGAAGGAGAGAGGATTAAAGATAGTTTTCCCAACTCTACTGGGATTTCCGATATAGTACTACTTCTAAACAAAAGATTGTTGGAATTATTGAAAAGGGGAGAATTAGTTTTAGCTGAAAATTCATGGATTTGTATTGACAAGGAAGAATTTTGGGAGATTATCAAAAGGCTAAAAAAAGATAAAGATAGAGGTTGGAGTAAAGAATACCGGGAAGGAAAACTAGATTATTTGGTCAGTGAAATCTTAGAGTTTATGAAGGGATTTAATATGCTGGAAAAAACAGGGGATAAAATTTATGTAAAACCTTTGATAGGTAAGGTAATGGGGGATTATCCTGAAGATTATTTGGAAAAGGAGGAGTAG
- a CDS encoding TIGR02677 family protein: MINSDVFKQIEQVKYLAMENTWRYRPIIRIMYHNHLRYKYWHYKEDIYNELKKYPQFKDYTLDNLKNDLDYLVENKNLEVLQDSKKAKTLEEFKNRQFKYQLSQYTIEIERMIIELEKLQGENKGSLDTDLVETFRKKLESFLEIKGAPPKKVYSWWNEISDYFKKINENYQDYIKSFYTPKVEELMKTMEFITYKKDFIKYLKEFIKGIQGNIIYLEKIFSEIDEDEVKALLNKVLEHEKTIPRLNYKLDEGEFMRTNLARWQSIQNWFLSTEERKSDCETILDITNEIIMKITRYASQISERRNSGANRKLEYRKLLELFYNCKDLEEAHKLSAVTIGVFSTRHILGNPIRETESINSSIFEEKPHQVVVKPRTRKYRERLTKTPIEDKREQKEKLKRELRERAERERKVIEELIVDNKIVFKDLPTLTPFQRNTLLRWLSRANNNKTKKSKTEYGREYQVLLQDGEKITLNCQDGILIMPNYILLFN; this comes from the coding sequence GTGATAAATAGTGATGTCTTTAAGCAAATAGAACAAGTTAAATATTTGGCGATGGAGAATACTTGGCGGTATCGTCCTATTATCCGGATAATGTATCATAACCATTTGCGGTATAAGTACTGGCATTATAAAGAGGATATTTACAATGAACTAAAAAAATATCCCCAATTTAAAGATTACACTTTAGATAATCTTAAAAACGACTTAGATTATTTAGTGGAAAATAAAAATTTAGAGGTCCTGCAGGACAGTAAAAAGGCAAAAACATTAGAGGAATTTAAAAATCGCCAGTTTAAGTACCAGCTCTCTCAATACACCATAGAAATTGAGCGGATGATTATAGAACTAGAGAAACTTCAAGGGGAAAATAAAGGATCTCTAGACACAGATTTGGTAGAAACTTTTAGAAAAAAACTTGAAAGTTTTCTGGAAATCAAAGGGGCTCCCCCTAAAAAGGTTTACAGCTGGTGGAATGAAATAAGTGATTACTTTAAAAAGATCAATGAAAACTATCAAGATTATATCAAAAGTTTCTATACCCCTAAGGTAGAGGAATTGATGAAGACAATGGAATTTATAACGTATAAAAAAGACTTTATCAAATACCTGAAAGAGTTTATTAAAGGAATACAAGGTAATATTATCTATCTAGAAAAAATATTTAGTGAAATAGATGAAGATGAGGTAAAAGCCCTTTTAAATAAAGTATTAGAACATGAAAAAACTATCCCTAGGTTAAATTACAAACTAGATGAAGGGGAATTTATGAGAACAAACTTGGCTAGATGGCAGAGTATCCAAAATTGGTTTTTATCTACTGAGGAGAGAAAAAGTGATTGTGAAACAATTTTAGATATTACTAATGAAATAATCATGAAAATAACCCGCTATGCTTCCCAAATATCAGAGCGGCGAAACAGTGGTGCCAACAGAAAGTTGGAGTATCGAAAACTTTTAGAACTCTTTTACAACTGTAAGGATTTAGAAGAGGCCCACAAGTTATCGGCAGTAACTATAGGAGTTTTTTCTACCCGCCATATTTTAGGGAACCCTATTAGGGAAACGGAAAGTATAAATAGCAGTATCTTTGAAGAAAAGCCCCATCAGGTTGTGGTAAAACCAAGGACTAGAAAATATCGGGAAAGGTTAACAAAAACCCCGATAGAAGATAAAAGGGAGCAAAAGGAAAAGTTAAAAAGGGAACTAAGGGAACGGGCGGAAAGGGAAAGAAAGGTTATAGAAGAGTTAATTGTTGATAATAAAATAGTTTTTAAAGATTTACCTACTCTTACCCCTTTTCAGAGAAATACTCTATTAAGATGGCTATCCCGGGCAAATAACAATAAAACTAAAAAAAGTAAAACTGAGTATGGCAGAGAGTACCAAGTCTTGCTACAAGATGGGGAAAAGATCACTTTAAACTGTCAAGACGGTATTCTAATAATGCCTAACTATATCTTACTTTTTAATTAA
- a CDS encoding ABC transporter ATP-binding protein, producing MLKVENLVKYYGNNEGVGGISFEVKPGEILGFLGPNGAGKTTTIKICSGLLLPSSGKVTLCNYDIVKNPVEAKKNLGYVADEPFLYDKLTGWQFLNFIGDIYGLKESERLEQLDYLFNIFELEKKKDDLIGTYSKGMKRKIALMAGVVHNPKILLLDEPTLGLDALSSKKAKDLIKDLAYKKNTAVLLTTHVLEMAESICDRIALISKGRIVAEGTLAELKEKSKMATNLEEIFVKLTKEEFSK from the coding sequence ATGTTAAAGGTTGAAAATTTAGTAAAGTATTATGGCAATAATGAAGGAGTAGGAGGTATAAGTTTTGAAGTAAAACCAGGAGAAATTTTGGGTTTTCTAGGACCTAACGGTGCAGGTAAAACTACAACTATTAAAATCTGTAGTGGTTTATTATTACCCTCATCAGGGAAAGTAACTTTATGCAACTATGATATTGTAAAAAATCCAGTAGAAGCTAAAAAAAACTTAGGATATGTAGCAGATGAGCCGTTTTTATATGATAAATTAACAGGTTGGCAGTTTTTAAATTTCATTGGAGATATTTATGGGTTAAAAGAAAGTGAGAGATTGGAACAATTGGATTACTTGTTTAACATTTTTGAGTTAGAGAAAAAAAAGGATGACTTAATAGGCACATATTCTAAGGGGATGAAAAGGAAAATTGCTTTAATGGCAGGGGTAGTTCATAATCCTAAAATTTTATTATTAGATGAACCGACCTTAGGCTTGGATGCATTGAGTTCAAAAAAAGCCAAGGACTTAATTAAAGATTTAGCATATAAGAAAAATACTGCTGTTTTGTTAACAACTCATGTATTAGAAATGGCAGAAAGTATTTGTGATCGTATAGCTTTAATCTCCAAGGGTAGAATTGTAGCAGAAGGAACTTTAGCAGAACTTAAAGAAAAAAGTAAAATGGCTACAAATTTAGAAGAAATATTTGTAAAATTAACAAAAGAAGAATTTAGTAAATAG
- a CDS encoding nucleotidyltransferase substrate binding protein — protein sequence MATKFGWKTMKEYLEDIGIVEKNSQKVVIKEVYVPKFIINENIWLVTLNDRKLTSYVYKEEIAEEIAERIVNYYIT from the coding sequence ATAGCTACTAAATTTGGATGGAAAACCATGAAGGAGTATTTAGAGGATATCGGGATTGTAGAAAAAAATTCTCAAAAGGTAGTTATTAAAGAAGTTTATGTCCCAAAATTTATTATAAATGAAAATATTTGGTTAGTTACGTTAAATGATAGAAAATTAACTTCCTATGTTTACAAAGAAGAAATAGCTGAAGAGATAGCAGAAAGAATAGTAAATTATTATATTACATAA
- a CDS encoding tryptophan-rich sensory protein, with the protein MLMVIVNSLANILLINGMRTEDISDSYPNLFAPAGITFSIWGIIYLLLFVYLIYQLGLIGKYSSRISKEKFNTIGLYFVISSLANTLWIFLWHYDLISLTVIPMLIILLSLIRISKETTGEYWMVSLPFSVYYGWITVATIANLTIFLVSIGWGGFSLSEGTWMVIILLVGTIIGSSVVIKNKDIPYGLVFLWAYTGIVINTFLNRVLLVNIQWLSPQPLFVLLF; encoded by the coding sequence TTGTTGATGGTCATCGTTAATAGTTTAGCTAATATTTTGCTTATCAATGGAATGAGAACAGAAGATATTTCTGATTCTTATCCTAACCTATTTGCCCCGGCAGGGATAACCTTCAGCATTTGGGGAATCATTTATCTTTTATTATTTGTATATCTCATTTATCAACTAGGCTTAATAGGAAAATATTCTTCTAGAATTAGTAAAGAAAAATTTAATACTATAGGCCTTTACTTTGTAATATCTTCCCTTGCTAATACACTATGGATTTTCCTATGGCATTATGACTTGATTTCCTTGACCGTTATACCGATGTTGATAATACTCTTGTCTTTAATAAGAATTTCTAAAGAAACAACCGGTGAATATTGGATGGTGAGCCTTCCCTTTAGTGTTTACTATGGTTGGATAACCGTCGCCACAATAGCAAATTTAACTATCTTTTTAGTGAGTATTGGTTGGGGTGGTTTTAGCCTTTCAGAAGGAACTTGGATGGTTATTATTTTATTAGTAGGTACAATTATTGGTAGCTCAGTGGTAATTAAGAATAAAGATATTCCTTATGGTTTAGTTTTTCTTTGGGCTTATACAGGAATTGTAATTAACACCTTTCTGAACAGGGTTTTGCTGGTCAATATCCAGTGGTTATCACCACAGCCCTTGTTTGTATTGCTATTTTAA
- a CDS encoding ImmA/IrrE family metallo-endopeptidase, producing the protein MSELITSNNLEQVVEKNNLIKDDILRLINDFIVRFNKSRVMGQDKLSFSVLRENHLIQIPIDDEYWGGAIITKGSIKIPVINTAQPRVYQYFVAWHEIYHLFYDPNLREATHNIAVDMDLNERRADYFAAKMIFGNLYDYYYSLDDEDFIDRIIKCMDVFKAPYKAVLIELFEEAVTKYNDLDLKEKILANFDNKPKSLVQKFIDLELDAELVKPSYVISLGGLEKKIQSVIK; encoded by the coding sequence ATGTCAGAATTAATAACTAGTAATAACCTTGAGCAGGTTGTTGAAAAAAATAACCTGATTAAAGATGACATTTTAAGATTAATAAATGATTTTATAGTCAGATTTAATAAGTCTAGGGTAATGGGACAGGATAAGCTGTCTTTTTCGGTATTAAGAGAGAATCACTTAATCCAGATTCCTATTGATGATGAGTATTGGGGCGGTGCTATTATTACAAAGGGAAGTATTAAAATACCAGTTATCAATACAGCCCAGCCCCGTGTATATCAATATTTTGTAGCATGGCATGAAATATATCATTTATTTTATGATCCTAATTTAAGGGAAGCTACACATAATATTGCCGTTGATATGGATTTAAATGAGAGAAGAGCAGACTATTTTGCTGCAAAAATGATTTTTGGCAATCTGTATGATTATTACTATTCATTGGATGATGAAGATTTTATCGATAGAATCATAAAATGTATGGATGTATTCAAGGCACCATATAAGGCTGTTTTAATAGAACTATTTGAAGAAGCCGTTACAAAATATAATGATTTAGATTTAAAAGAAAAAATTTTAGCTAATTTTGACAACAAGCCTAAGAGTTTAGTGCAGAAATTTATAGATTTGGAACTGGACGCAGAATTGGTAAAACCCTCATATGTTATAAGTTTAGGTGGATTGGAGAAGAAAATCCAAAGTGTTATAAAATAG
- a CDS encoding helix-turn-helix domain-containing protein, with protein MKDNGYTKVSFSRIINISRPTLDKLIKGEVDSFATFKTHIRKILENQGIDEQQLLDYVPKYNTKKELVFALSDNAPKNHAMKPNAQKMFGILEDIVHMCELYYD; from the coding sequence ATTAAAGATAATGGGTATACAAAGGTCTCTTTTTCTAGGATTATCAATATTTCAAGACCTACTTTAGATAAATTAATCAAGGGAGAAGTTGATAGCTTTGCTACTTTTAAGACTCATATTAGAAAAATACTAGAAAATCAGGGTATAGATGAACAACAACTACTTGACTATGTTCCAAAGTATAATACAAAGAAGGAACTTGTTTTTGCATTGTCTGACAATGCGCCAAAAAATCATGCCATGAAACCCAATGCTCAAAAGATGTTTGGTATTTTAGAAGATATAGTTCATATGTGTGAACTGTATTACGATTAA
- a CDS encoding flagellin — MRINNNLMAMNAHRQLSINNAAGARSMEKLSSGFRINRAGDDAAGLAISEKMRGQIRGLRQASRNAQDGISLIQTAEGALNESHAILQRMRELAVQSANDTNTDEDRLELQKEVAALIEELDRIGSNTEFNTQNLLDGTFTGKEIHIGANAGQTLTIDIQDMTASGLGVDGVDISTQTGADDAITVINDAIESLSSERSTLGAWQNRLEHTIKNLDNAAENLQAAESRIRDVDMAQEMMEFTKQNILQQAATAMLAQANMAPQSVLQLLG, encoded by the coding sequence ATGCGTATTAACAACAACTTAATGGCTATGAATGCTCACAGACAATTATCTATTAACAATGCTGCTGGTGCTAGATCAATGGAGAAATTATCTTCTGGTTTTAGAATCAACAGAGCTGGAGATGACGCAGCAGGTCTTGCTATCTCTGAAAAAATGAGAGGCCAAATCAGAGGTTTAAGGCAAGCATCTAGAAATGCACAAGACGGCATTTCTTTAATTCAAACTGCTGAAGGTGCATTAAATGAATCCCATGCTATACTTCAAAGGATGAGAGAACTTGCAGTACAATCTGCAAACGATACAAACACCGATGAAGATCGTCTTGAATTACAAAAAGAAGTAGCTGCTCTTATAGAAGAATTGGATAGAATTGGTAGCAATACTGAGTTTAACACTCAAAATTTATTAGATGGAACCTTTACAGGTAAGGAGATTCACATTGGGGCAAATGCAGGTCAAACTTTAACAATTGATATTCAAGATATGACTGCTTCTGGTTTAGGTGTTGATGGTGTTGATATTTCTACTCAAACTGGTGCCGATGACGCTATAACTGTAATAAATGATGCTATCGAAAGTTTGTCTTCAGAAAGATCGACATTAGGTGCTTGGCAAAATCGCTTAGAACATACTATTAAGAACTTAGATAATGCTGCTGAAAACTTACAAGCTGCTGAATCCCGTATTCGTGATGTAGATATGGCTCAAGAAATGATGGAGTTTACTAAGCAAAACATCCTACAACAAGCTGCTACAGCAATGCTTGCTCAAGCTAACATGGCTCCACAATCAGTACTTCAATTACTTGGCTAA
- a CDS encoding flagellar protein FliT, which translates to MNLIEQYQKIYHTYLEQQQALEQEDWEKLEEILNKRDSLMKDLEGKTVPEESQGEIKEILQKTLELHTQLQTEMEERLKESKQKRGEINKGKKLYQAYNQNPNHSLFLDRKK; encoded by the coding sequence ATGAATTTGATTGAGCAGTACCAAAAAATTTACCACACCTACTTAGAACAACAACAGGCACTAGAACAAGAGGATTGGGAAAAGTTAGAGGAGATCCTAAACAAACGGGATAGTTTAATGAAGGACTTGGAAGGAAAGACTGTACCTGAAGAAAGCCAAGGAGAAATCAAAGAAATACTTCAAAAAACTCTAGAGCTCCATACACAATTACAAACAGAGATGGAAGAAAGATTAAAGGAAAGTAAACAAAAAAGGGGAGAAATTAACAAAGGGAAAAAACTTTATCAAGCATACAACCAAAACCCAAACCATTCTCTATTTTTAGATCGAAAAAAATAA